TCCTACCTTTCAGGAGATGTCCCACTAGTGCAAAGTTAAAGTTGGAGTTGAAATTTAGCCCAACAAAATGATCCATCTGCTTGCAGTGCCATTCGAGCGGTCTCCTGATCTCCATGAACACTTCTTCTGGGCTCTGACCCACAAAGATAAAATACAAGAGCACCTCACTGAAAGTTACTCAGTATATCTCAAGTTTGTTGAGATTTTTGTTTAAGTGACAGAACAGTTCTTTTAAGAGGTTACAGGAAAATATCAAACACTTTCTCACAGATCACACCTGGACATTTCTGCTCCAGTTTTGAACAGAGTAATGACAGCTTCTCTCCACATCTTTGCCTGTGGATACCACCCAAGTGAAAAAATTTCTAATGTAATCTTCAGGTTTAGTTGCTTAACGAGTGTTCACAAGGACAAAGTTgggctttttccccttttctatcAGCTCTAACTGCTGCCATGAGTGAAGGCTGTGGGCTCACCTTGTCGTTGAACACGCGCAGGCTGTCCAGGGTGTGCAGgttctgctccagcagggctgtTCCTGCTGAGTACAGATTCACCTcatccagctgcagcacagccatggCCACCCAGAACAGAGCCTTGTGCATAGGGGAGTCCTGGGGGGAGAGAAAGAGCCACCATTTCACTTGGGAGTCAGTTCCTGCGGGTGAAAGACAACCAGGACAGAGGGGAGGGTTTGTCCCGCTCGTAGCAGGTTCTGTCCTCAGCCACAACCACTCCAAGGAAACAGGTGCTCATATGGACCTGTTAATGCACTTCACAGGTGAACAgtagaaaggaaattaatttcaagCCTTGTTTGCACCTCCCAAGTCATTCTtcctctcctgcatcccttcctTGCTCACAGAATGTCAGACCCAcattgccctgtgccagcctgaccAGAAATGGGTCTGTTGTTCTCAGTCTGAACATGGACTGGAGCTCTGCACACAGACCTGGCCAGGCACTTCCTCGTCAAAATCAGAACTACATACAAGAGGAACTGGCGTTCAACACATCCTGGGTCTCCAGAGCAGAGTTTTTTTGAGAACAAGTTTTAATcaccagcaggagcagcacgaGGCTCTTTGTTCCTGCTGTGCCCTCGGTGTGCTCTCAGACCTGGCAGTGACCCTGGCTGGCTGAACCAGCAGCATGCCACACGTGGCCAttcccccagccccggcaccagCACAGACAGCTGGAGGCAGGACTGGAGCCTTGTGGAAGGaacaggcacagcctgggcacagcctcTGCCCAACTGCCAGGGCCCCGCTCCGGGAAGCAGAACAGAACGTTCCCCAGCACTTCTCAAGCCTTTGCACTGGTCCCACAATCTGCCACACTTCCCATATGTGCTACTTCCATGCTTGAGTCACAGTGAAGTGTGAACTTCAGAAACCCCAACACTTACTTGTATTTCTGAGATTATACCCATAATCATAATTTACATTCTCTGTTTATTCTAAAAAGCCAGTTATTTACCTTGTTAAGAAGAGGCTGCAGCTTGGTGAGGGCTATAACTGTGGCTTCTATTAGAACTTGGCTATTATAATTATCAGGGCCTTTTAAACAGCTCTCAAGtccctttttgaaaaaagagagtaattaaaaatacaacCATAATTACATTTTGCTTTGTAAAAAGAAGATCAAAGCTCTGCACAATAACAGTTTTTCTCAATTATTTAAAAAGTCTGAGCTCATTCTAAACCAACTCTCGAGAATTTTTCCGAATGAAGATTTAGACAGCAGAAATAAATGCATGGCTGCACAATGTGTACCCAAACAGTCAGGCTGCAGGGGGGGCATAAGAGCTGGAGAAAAGCTCTTTATCATTTAGACACTGTTAAAGTTTGTGTCTATAAAACTCTAATAAAATGCTTAAAGGACACGTTTAGTACATTGCTCACTTGCTATGGAACACAACCTACTTTGGAATGACTGAACATCACTGTCAAGCCAGGCACCTGCTTCAAAGTTTTCTGATATAAATCAGCTCTTTACTATACTTACTCACAACACATGAGGTTATTCACTTCCTTTGagaaaaaggaagctgtgaATCATGTGCGTGCTGGTAAATGCCTTAAGAGAAAATTTCTCCTTTATTTAAATACTGACTGCTGGATCCACCTGTGTCAGGAATGTTAAACTCAATATTGAGACCTATTGATACTCTAGAAGTCACAGCAGTGATGGAACTTATTGTCACTAAGTCAATTTAAATTCAAAAGCCTGGCCTATAGAAAGTGTATTTCCAATCAGTTCTATACAAGAATATGCTTGAAAAAACATTTATCCTAAAATTATGCCAAGTTCTATATTTGATGGGAAGATAAAGCTAAAAATAGCTACTTTATGAGTcacaaaggaaaacagacaGACCCATATACCTTGCTGAGAATTCggattatttgttttatttgtccaTGAGACACTCGTTTACTTATACAGCCAAAGACAACCAGTGCtcttggctgcagggaggggttGTACTGGAATGCAAACCTGTGAAGAAACAGAGTACACTGCATTAAACAACATATATACAACAACAAAAccgaaaatatatatataaaaaaaggtGAGAACTCTGGGTGTACTGCAcaggcagggagggctcagggttTGAGATAGATGACTTACTTTTGAGCTAGTTCAGTCCACTGGTCCAGCCACTTGCATGTTGGAATATCCCTCATACAAGcctaaagagaaaaatagattgTTTGAATGGATGTAACATGGAGAAGATGTATCTGCACAACTGGGAATGTGCAGAAGTTTGGCTCTCAGAAATCAGCTGTTAActtcagcagggaggaggcacagccccagcaccgCTGTCTGCAGAGAGGGCCAGCAGTGCccctgtccctcaggggtcaCTCCCCTGTCCCCACACACCTCCATGATCTCCAGCAGTGCCTCGGTGACCGTCTCCAGCGAGGTCAGGGCGAAGGTCTCGCGCTCGTAGGAGCCGGGTGAGAAGGACCTGTCGCGGTAGCTGGAGCGGAACGCGATCACCGCGGCCGACTTCACTTTGCTGATCCCAAACAGCAAATAAAATTTGGGCAGAGAGAACTCAGTCAAGCTCAGCCTTAAAACTTGCTTGGTCTCCTCTGTTGAATAAAGTTGTACATATGAGATTTACACCAGGAAAATTCAAATCCACATTTCCCCCCTCTGAGTCTCCTCCCACAGGGACACCAACAGCCAAGAggtccctgtgcccattccaACACTGCTCCCTTTGCTACTGCCCCGAGTcaggcacagcagctctgctctcctgccctGACTGCTGGAACCAGGCACAAGAAATGGATTCTAGAGTCTGCTACAGAGGAACTTGTTTAAAGATGTGGCTCTGTCAGTGATTCAGAAAATGGAAATCCAGAGTGTTCCTGCTCTGAAATACCGACAGAACTGGAAGTTCAAACTGCAGCAGACTCTGCCTTTGGCTCTGGCACTCACATGAAGAAAGCCActtgaagcagaagaaaattatgGCCCTGCTCTGGCACTGAATATCTTCACAGTTCTGACCTTTCAGTTGATTTCAGTGCACTTCAAACCCACTGCATGAGCAGGAGGCTCAGCACCCCTGTGCATCagagcacagacacacagacacctctctgtgtgtgtgtgcacccaCTCTCCCTGATGATAGGTACAGACATAAAATGAGATTTCAGATActtaaaaaaaggcaagatcACATaaaagttgaattttttttctgcacaaaATACAGCCTGGTTTTACATTGTGCTTCTGGGGTAAGAAGTGCCAAATTGCTAATATCAATTATTTTAGGACTGCTAAAATACAACAGTAGATAAAAGACCTGTTTTAACACTGTAACTTCACAATTCCCTTATGTAATTGGTATTTTTGTTATCATGTTATGCAACCCTTCACAAGATGCACATGAGCCAGTTTTAGCACAGATgtattttctcctttgctttgcCAGAAAATCACGgtactttcttctctttttctaaaACCCATTATACAAACAATTTACATTATGCACCTGCTCTGAGACATTTTTTAATTCCATACTCATTTCTTGTTGATCATATCCTCATTCTGATTTGTATTCATGCTGAACTACAACCCACTATTTTCAAACTCTCTTAATAGTTTGCAGAGAAAGACAACTCAAATATTTGTTAAACAAATTAAGGAGCAATCAGCTTCATTGAAAATCCAAAAAAGCTCACCACTGAAGTGAAGCTGTGAACAAGTGCAAAGAGAGTGAATGATGTTGATGACGAGCCCATGAGTGGAAGCTCTGAGGGAAAGGGGCCCCGTGGCCACCAGCAGAGTCACCACGTGGAAGAGGTAGGGGAGATGTGCTGCCACGTCCAGGGAGTTGTTGAAGGAGAGCATGAGCATGTACCGTGCCAGAATGGCAATGTCATCCCACATCAGGtgctgctccagcgtgggcgTGGGGGACAGACAGGTCTTGTCAATGATTTTACACATCCTCCCAATCACCTGAAAAGAGAGCAACCATTTTGTTCTACTCAAACGGGGAGCACAACTCAGAATTTCAGTAAAACCCATCACCGTTTAACACTGAAATTATTCTTCTGCTTGGAACCTATTTTATCGAGGGTTTTGCATTAATTGCCCGTCCTGAGTTACCAGAAAGCATCTCAGTGTCACATTAGCAAACAAGCTGAAATTATTCTATGAAAGGAAATGAAGGCAAAGAGGGCACTCACTTTGCTTGACACCAGTTTGACATTGCCAGAAGCCAATGCTACAGCTGTGTCTGCCATCACCTCAGCTTTGATGGAGCCCAAGCCCCCCGTGGCACTGGTTTTGATGAAACTGTCCAGCACTACATCCAGGAGATCTGTTAtctgacagagaaaaaattcctttcttaCCAGTCAGATTAACTTTACTTTTCCACAGTAAACCACCCTTTACACAGCAATCATTAATTTCTTCAGCTGAAGATGCACAACTACCACAAACTGAAGCATCACTTTTAGTGACTTGTTGAATTCCATTACGTTTTTACTCCCAATCCTTCAGAACTAGAAACTGTAATTTAGTTAGCACTATTTGTATTTTACTTCCCACATTAAAGTATAACTATTTATAAAATGCTGACCTCAGTAAGAAGAAACCTGATTTGAAGTGCAAGAAAACGTGTGTTTGTTTACAAATGCAGAACTGTACCTGTCCCAGACTCCCCCAGATCTTGGCCTGAATGGAAGGATACATCTGTTTCTCGTTGATGGTCATGGTGATGAGCTTGTCCAGGATGGCAGTGACGCGCTGGCGCTTGGCGTCGTCGTTGTGCTTGCAGAAGCGCACCAGGTTGGACAGCCAGGGGGTCATGTACTCCAGGCACAGGTGCTTCAGCTCAATGCCTGCAACAACAGCCACCTCGTCACACACAGCCAGCACTGGCCTCTCTTCATAAATAACTCTTCCTCAGcacttttcctttcagttttagTGCCCAAAATAATTACTGTCAGAGCTGGGCAAAGAACACTGGGTGATCAGAGAAGCTTCAAAAAGGCATGGCAAAAGGAGAGGGCAGCAGAGCCAGTGAGGAAGCTCAGTTGACTAAGCTAGCTCTAAAATCTTTTTAGAGATTAGAATCTTTTCAAACTCATGGCTGGCACTAACAAGCACTAGAGTTACTTACTGGATTTGCTAAATCCTGAAATACACTCCTCCAAGAACTCCAAGGTGAGGTGTGGCTCATTTGCTGCAAGAGTCTTACTGATAGATACAATAAATAGTGTGTTGTTGGCAGGAATACACAGACCTGAAGTTTCCAGTAACTGGCCCTCAATCTTTAAATTAAAGGTACAGGTTAAGGCACATAGGAGATTATAGGCAGCAGACCTGTAACAAAGCAAACAATGTGATTTGTAAGAGCTTTCTTGTACTTTTGAACATATACACGTTATACACCACAGTATTGACATTTCAAACAGCAAATCAATGCTGCTGTAGTAGAAATTATATCTAAATCCTGAACTTTTTGCCTGGACTGGTTAcaattaggagaaaaaaaaatttctttggaGAAATAGAAGAAATTATTCCTCCACTTGCTCTGAACAATTTCTGCCAAGGTTACAGAGTATGTTTGAAGGGCTTTTTACTGGACTTCTCAGAAGAGCTTGGAGTTCCAAGAAATTCTAAATCCCTCCAGGTGTAGCTGAGCTGCTGGGAGAGAGCCTGCCCAGGGCCCAGGGGTGCCCCTGGCCAGAACCCAGCCTGGGGGAGCCTGCTCTGACACAAATTTAAGGGGTACAGCTCCCACGTTCTTAAACAAGAAGCTCAACACCATGGAAGTCAAATGTACCCAATAAACACAGAGTGCAAAGCAGAAGTATTTCCCTTATAAAGGGAAATTACGCTTCCTTCATGCCTTCACTTCCTCTGACAGTGTGTGCCCTTCTTCACTTATAGAAActcaatatttatttattaaaaattgcattttatggagctatggcaaaagaaaaattcaagaGAGAATTTCTAAgaggagagcagccctgggaaggcTCCCTGTTTGTGAGCAGAGGGGCAGTAATGCCAGGGCTCTGTACCGCAGGCTGGGGTCGGAGCTGCCCAGGTTGAGCAGGGCGATGTTGAGCAGCGTCCCGGGCACGTCCTTGGGGCGGATCTTGGTGTGCTGGGGGATGGAGTCGGGCTGGGACAGCTCCCAGCGCGTGCGGATGTGGATGATGGACCTGACGATGGCTTCACACTCCTGGTGCATGAAGGTCAGTGGGGTGCCCTGGTTGGCAATGGTCAGGGTGAACTGGTTCTCATCCACCAGGCAGATCTCCTCGATCTCAGAGGCGTAGTAGATGTCATTTAGGAACACGGTCTGGCCCAGCACCCGCGTGCGCTCTGCTGATGTCACCTGCACCGCTGTCGAGCCAACCTTGGGGAGACAAGAAAAAactgctgcagcacctcctggtAATCACATAAAGAGAGAACAGCCTGACACTTCTACTTTTAGAAAAGATAAACAGATCAAATTTTGTACTTCCTAAAGGGGTATACTAGAAAGTTGTGATTTCTCCTCAAGACAGGGGAGGAGAATTAAGGGACAGTAAAATCATATTCCAATCCTTATACAAATGTAACAGATCACTAGGAACAGCATTAAAAGCACTTACTTTAATAGAaactttggtgtctttatgaGCCAGTTTGAGAGCATTGTGAAACACTTTCAAGTCCTCCTCCAAAGCCAAGGTAGCTGCTGGGAGCTTCTGCTGGTCGTGTTCGATGTGCTCTGCCAGCTTCCCTGGAGAGTCTATGAAAACAAGCCTTTTGCTCCCTTTCAAACCTGTCAAGAGCCTTTCATGGTATTTGGTGTATTCTCTGACCCAAGAGTTACAGTTATAAATAAAAACTGCTGCGACATTTTCATAAGCAAAGCCTGGAAAAACTACAAACCATTTAGAAAGAAAGTCTGTTTTAAAGCGATTACTGGGGCCAGCGTGTGTGAGGTCCACCACGATTTCATATGGCTTTGCATAGTATGGCTTCAGGGTCAGCAGCACGTGGTAGATCAGCAAATCCCCATTGATCTGACCAGTCTTGAACCTGTAAGACAAGACAAACATGGCTGGGTCACGTTTGAGGCCCACAGCACAAACATCTGAGTGTCCAGGCATACCAACAGCCCCCACAGTCCTGTCCAAGAGCCAGACTGACCCTTCTCATGGTCCTGCAAACACCCTCGGGCCACAGCGGGGACACCACACCTGCCTCTGGCAGTGCCTCACACTCCAGCCACATTTAGTGCCCAGGATGAGGGAGCTTGGATTTAACTCAACTTCCTCCTGAAGAGCCCCACAACTTTGTAACAACCTTAGAGATTCAAATTATATCTATATTTGTatgtggaaaaatatatttatctcAGGAGTCTTAAGAATCATCAAACATCCACATCCCAACTTTTTCAGAGGGTCTCAGGGCCACTCCAATTACTGTCCTGCAGCACTCTAATGCTTGGGGGGTGTTTCTAAGAATGGTCAGTCCTCTGAGGAGTACAGAGGATTTGCCTACAAAAACAGCTCTTTTCAAAAACATTCACATAATTGAGAATATTTTTTCTCACTTAAAGTTTCTCTGAATTTTGAGACTGGGCAATGCATTTGCCTAAACCACATCTCCAGAGTTCACACAGCAGACAGATTTCTAGTAGgaagaattaattaaaaataaattcatcaGTAGCTTGTGAAAATTTAAGGTGCTTTTAAATACCTGTCACTGCTCTGAGCTGTCATTAACTCTTCCAAGGCAAACAACAGGCTACAGAAGAGCTGATAAATGCTGTCAGCACAGGTGTAGCTTTAAGGGTTTTGGGACACTTCTCTCGATAGCACCTGACTGCAGGACAACACCGGAGACAGAACACAGAGCATTCAACTGCACAGGAGATTATTTTTCCCGTTACCTCCTGTGGTTCTGAGAGCTAACTTGGGCAAGTTggtgttttttcccccaacgTCTCATGGTATAGCTGTTACCCAAAGGAAGTGTGTCATCACTGTGGTTTTAGTTCCCCACTTAGAGCCACATGTCATTGCAGTTACAGATTTGCCTAAAAAACACTAGCACTGCCCAAATCTCCCTGCTGTACACTGATGGTTGCTTGCATCCTAGGAGCAACATATATGCACAAAGAAATCTTATTGTCAAAGGACTAAATATCTGAAACGCCCATGTTCTGTTGACTACATCTTGGCAAGGTAAGTACACATTTTTGTTCTCCTATTTTAAGTTGTACTTCGAAGTTTCCTACATTTCATAGAAAATTATAtgcaaaagtatttttaaagaagtttGAGTAACTCAAAAATAGTAACTGTAGAAATATTATCTCCAACTGAATCAGGGAAGCTGATGAACTGTATTTTAGTCATGTTAAAGGTTATTCACACTCAGACTCCTAGGCATTAACAGTGACAGTCACTGCTTAGCTCTTTTGTTCCTGCACTGCAGATCTTGCTGGGTACTGAGACCCCGTCAACACCCAGACACAAAGGGTTgaactaaaaagaaaaccagctcTTTAAAGACCAGCTCCTTTGCTCTCATGGTTTCAAGTGCAGCCCTTCACACCACGAGCCCGCTGATTTCTAAGAAAAGCACATCTGGTCTGGAAGCCCACAATGAACACTGGGCTCAGTGTGCCccgggcagagcagggagctgcacccagggcagggacaggaacGCTGCAGCgtggctgtgctggctctgccTGTTCTGCTCAAAATAGCTGAAATgttgttaaaaaaccccaaggtttccTGGGTTTGCTCTTCTTTTCAAAGTATGCCACAAGGCATCACTCAGGTGACTACTACCATATACAGACAAAAATGATACCCGAGCTGTAGTTTGTGACTAAGATGGTTTCTAGTTCAAACTGAACAAACAGGATTCAGCTCAGGATGGAAAATAATTGTATGTTATGGGTGAACTGCAAAATTAAAGACACCAATCTTTTGTTGCTCCCTTGTCGTGTAAGGAGAGATCCCCTTACACAGCGGGTGTATCATCCCTGCCTTCCCTTCATCTGGGCACACACCAGGAACATCACTTCTCTCATTTTTCGTAtttacacacatacacaagCACACTTTGTTACCTTTACAGGCAACAAACAAATTTATTCAAGAacaaacataaaattaacagtGTTACTTTTGGTCATTCTCGGTAGCATTTAAATTTGCACCAAGCAGAGGGTGTAACAACCAAAGGAGACACTTGGATCTGTTActagagacagaaaaaagaCATTGGTGGGACACCAGCCTTGCCCTGGGAAGGTCAGGagcagcctggcccaagcagcagcagtgccttgGTCACTGCTTGGCTGAGTTGTCACTCTTAATTTGAGGTTATTATCTTAGTATCAGACCAACCCCACTCTCACATTCTTACCCTCCAGATAAATCCAACAGGTACAGATTTGAATACCCCACAAATGTGAAACAGAACATATGAATAATTACTCTCATTTGCATAATTATCTGTGGcgttttaaagaaaatgtcacAATCTGTAGCATGTTTGGGAGAAGAATACAAGAAGTACATTTGTGATAAAGAGCTTCTAgtacaaaaaagaagaaaaaataagagaacAAAGATTTTCCTGGGCATTTTAAAGTACTCCAGACAGCTGTGCTAGGAACTAGACACAATTCACGTAAGTTACTGCTGTCACTTACAGGAACATTTTGGGTTCAAGTTTGCCCATCTGTTACCTGCAGGGTTCCTCTGCCCGCCCCAGGGGAACTCAGGGAGGTGAGAAGCAGTCAGTGATCTGTAACCTCCTCATGGTCTCTCCATTCTCCATGTAAAAGCAGAAGTGATGACTGGGTGTAACATGGGCAGCTCCAGAGAGGAGGAACCCCCAGAGTCTGCCCTGACATCACGAAGCACTCAGTGggaaaaacttttctttctctctctgctccaTGCTCTTTTTTGATCTTAGCATGTTTTCTATAAACTTCAAACTGTCAGAAGTTTGAGACAATCTATTCTTTCACAATCTGGGCGCTTGAACTCATCCTCCTACATCCCCCCAAAATGAGGCCAAGTATTTTTCATGAAAAAGGCTGCTATTCCCCGAGAAGTCCAATCCAAACCTCTAAGAACCAGCATTTGCTAAACTAACACCataatttgtatttttgcaGGGGACTCAACAGGAAGATGAAGACCAAGAGATGCAGTAACCCACACCTGGCCTTCCCTGTCATGATCATCTTctgcctgtggctgcaaacAAGTGCAAACCACACTGGTTATCCTCAGCTCAGAGATGAAACCTGGAGTCCCATCGGCCAAAACCTCAGTGAGAGCCAGAACCGAACAGAAGCAAGTACAAATTCTGCTCTGAGCCTCAATTTCAGCAGCCAAATGACTacttttgaaatgaaaagtaCCCTGCCATTCTTCTCCTCCACAATGGCCCAAAATTCAACTTCCCCTGCCCCGAGTGCAGTTTCCACCACTGGAGGATTGGGGACCAGCAGCAAACCCAAGAGCCCAATGACCAAAGAAACCTGTGATGACAATAAGTCTCTCATACTGATTTGCTTCATTATCATTGCAGTTCTTGTGCTCATCTGCACCTGCCTGTTTCTGTCCACAGTTGTAGTAGCTAACAAAATGTCCTATCTCAAAAGAGCCCAGCAGGGCAAACGCAGGCCCAGGAGCAATGGTGACCTCCTGGCCACCAACAGCTTATGGCCCATGGCAGCAGGAACGTGGCAGAGGATGCCCAAGGAGACAAGTGGAACTGAGCTGATAATGCAGGAGCTGATACCAGGGAGGGATGCTGTGAACCGAAGGAAAACCAAAGATGAAACTACTGAGAAACTCACCAAAGCAGCAGATAATGAACAAGAAAGCAAAGAACCATCCCAGTCACACAATGCCATTTTAACCAATTTTGTAGTTGAGATTTAATTCACACTCAGgtaaaaattaatcttttcccTTTGTTACACCGTTAATGTAAGGCAAAAACATGACTTTCAAGTAACAACAAGAATTTCCCCTCAGGAAATGCCAGAGTTAAGAGTTTTTCTATTTATGCCAGTGGGAATGCTGCAGCCATGTGTGGATCCAGAAGGCAGTAAGAATGTTAAATAGCTTTCTGTAAGTAGTGTCAGCACTGGTTTTACTCCTTCGACCAGAAATCAGAGTGACAGAAGCTGAACAGGATAAACCAAAAGGACAGAATCTGCCCATGCTCAAAGACCAAGGAGGGGAACAAGGGACA
This region of Aphelocoma coerulescens isolate FSJ_1873_10779 chromosome 19, UR_Acoe_1.0, whole genome shotgun sequence genomic DNA includes:
- the EVI2A gene encoding protein EVI2A; the protein is MKTKRCSNPHLAFPVMIIFCLWLQTSANHTGYPQLRDETWSPIGQNLSESQNRTEASTNSALSLNFSSQMTTFEMKSTLPFFSSTMAQNSTSPAPSAVSTTGGLGTSSKPKSPMTKETCDDNKSLILICFIIIAVLVLICTCLFLSTVVVANKMSYLKRAQQGKRRPRSNGDLLATNSLWPMAAGTWQRMPKETSGTELIMQELIPGRDAVNRRKTKDETTEKLTKAADNEQESKEPSQSHNAILTNFVVEI